From a region of the Theobroma cacao cultivar B97-61/B2 chromosome 8, Criollo_cocoa_genome_V2, whole genome shotgun sequence genome:
- the LOC18591897 gene encoding probable inactive poly [ADP-ribose] polymerase SRO3, with protein sequence MSQPAATTKNRVESVGDMVAPPPPPPSSSSKSSRKCARCRSSKRIASQNKANFEKSAAPFLFMYYRNSSWLNFSEDVVKKLRAGFLERRPIIEASIDGAKYFFDLKRMVQIDYVTGNQRSISWIDENHKCFFPNVFYSEEEITESENESVSGDNIGCNFKDNSNNCNAKIEIEVKIDGASSKRKRDEPEVSSANKAVDVIKRQRLEDGGAARWPDSLLLRETEKAYVVVKGHFLNGMKKADDGVTVTSIHQCKHQGHMNKARRKAFEKQVGITKSARGTSNIVYAWYGAAANVVESVLAHGFGMPSIVPAADVCGVGIYLSSFQLPQLSAKLADADDNGVKHLILCRLILGNVEKLEAGSKQYHPSSVDFDTGSDDPENPKWYVVWSAKANMHIMPECVVSFRASGNIHGQPRPAAGVVYSLASLFSKIKSCLPPAKVREIWISYSTFKAGKLARDAFLRHLRLVAGDEVLKSAILEISASG encoded by the exons ATGTCTCAACCAGCAGCAACGACGAAGAATCGGGTGGAATCAGTTGGGGATATGGTTGCTCCTCCTCCACCGCCACCATCGTCGTCATCGAAAAGTTCAAGAAAATGCGCCCGCTGTCGAAGCTCGAAACGAATTGCTTCACAGAACAAAGCGAATTTCGAAAAAAGCGCTGCTCCTTTCCTGTTCATGTACTATCGCAATAGTTCTTGGCTAAATTTCTCGGAGGATGTTGTGAAAAAGCTGCGAGCCGGTTTCTTGGAACGGAGACCGATTATCGAAGCGTCTATCGACGGTGCGAagtatttttttgatttgaagaGGATGGTGCAGATCGATTACGTGACAGGAAATCAACGATCGATTTCTTGGATCGATGAAAACCACAAGTGTTTTTTCCCTAATGTTTTTTACAGCGAAGAAGAAATTACGGAATCTGAAAATGAAAGTGTAAGCGGTGATAATATTGGCTGCAATTTCAAAGATAATAGTAACAATTGTAATGCTAAGATTGAGATTGAGGTTAAGATTGATGGAGCTTCATCGAAGAGAAAACGAGACGAGCCTGAAGTGAGTTCTGCTAACAAAGCCGTAGATGTGATTAAACGTCAGCGTTTGGAGGATGGGGGAGCTGCTAGGTGGCCTGACTCGTTGCTGTTGAGAGAAACAGAAAAAGCTTATGTGGTTGTTAAGGGTCATTTCTTGAATGGAATGAAGAAAGCTGATGATGGGGTTACGGTTACTTCAATTCATCAGTGTAAGCATCAAGGGCATATGAATAAGGCTCGTCGTAAGGCTTTTGAGAAGCAGGTGGGGATCACTAAGTCCGCGAGAGGTACTTCAAATATAGTTTATGCCTGGTATGGGGCTGCCGCCAACGTTGTGGAGAGTGTTCTGGCTCATGGCTTTGGGATGCCCAGCATTGTTCCCGCGGCTGACGTTTGCGGGGTTGGCATTTATTTGTCGTCTTTTCAGTTGCCACAATTGAG TGCAAAGCTGGCTGATGCTGACGATAATGGTGTAAAACATCTTATTCTGTGCCGGCTTATATTGGGAAATGTCGAGAAATTGGAAGCAGGATCTAAACAGTATCACCCATCTAGTGTGGATTTTGACACCGGTTCTGATGATCCTGAGAATCCGAAGTGGTATGTGGTATGGTCAGCTAAAGCGAATATGCATATTATGCCCGAGTGTGTTGTGAGTTTCAGAGCTTCTGGTAACATTCATG GTCAACCGAGGCCTGCTGCTGGTGTTGTGTATTCCCTTGCGAGCTTGTTTTCAAAGATTAAGAGCTGTCTTCCTCCTGCCAAAGTGCGGGAAATATGGATTTCATACAGCACATTCAAG GCTGGAAAGTTGGCCAGGGATGCTTTTCTAAGGCACCTACGACTGGTTGCTGGAGATGAGGTTCTAAAATCTGCTATTCTGGAAATTAGTGCTTCTGGATGA
- the LOC18591899 gene encoding inositol-tetrakisphosphate 1-kinase 3 isoform X1 — MRLKEEYSHNVDDYDDEDSETMSQISVGALQQQQQQQLKNVVVVGYALTSKKIKSFLQPKLEGLARNKGILFVAIDQNRPLSDQGPFDIVLHKLTGKEWRQILEEYRRTHPEVTVLDPPDAIQHLHNRQSMLQCVADMNLSDSYGKVGVPRQLVIKRDASSIPDAVAKAGLTLPLVAKPLVADGSAKSHELSLAYDQYSLQKLEPPLVLQEFVNHGGVLFKVYIVGEAIKVVRRFSLPDVTKRELSKNAGVFRFPRVSCAAASADDADLDPSVAELPPRPLLERLAKELRRGLGLRLFNLDIIREHGTRDHFYVIDINYFPGYGKMPGYEHIFTDFLLSLVQSGYKKRSC; from the exons ATGAGGCTCAAGGAAGAATATTCTCATAACGTCGATGACTACGACGACGAGGATTCTGAAACGATGTCGCAGATTTCTGTCGGAGCTttacaacaacaacaacaacaacaactgAAAAACGTTGTTGTTGTCGGTTACGCGCTTACTTCTAAGAAGATTAAGAGCTTTTTACAACCAAAGCTTGAAGGTTTAGCCAG GAATAAGGGTATATTGTTTGTTGCAATTGATCAAAACAGACCTCTTTCGGATCAAGGTCCTTTTGATATTGTACTGCACAAG TTGACCGGAAAAGAGTGGCGCCAAATTCTTGAG GAATATAGACGAACACATCCAGAAGTCACAGTTCTTGATCCTCCTGATGCTATACAACATTTACACAATCGCCAATCAATGCTACAATGTGTTGCAGATATGAATTTATCTGATTCTTATG GAAAAGTTGGTGTTCCCAGGCAATTGGTCATTAAAAGAGATGCATCATCCATTCCTGATGCTGTAGCCAAAGCTGGGTTGACACTGCCCCTTG TTGCAAAACCATTGGTTGCTGATGGAAGTGCAAAGTCACATGAACTATCACTTGCTTATGATCAATACTCCCTTCAGAAACTTGAACCTCCACTTGTTCTGCAGGAGTTTGTTAACCATG GAGGTGTTCTCTTCAAGGTTTATATCGTTGGAGAAGCTATTAAAGTGGTCAGGCGTTTCTCTTTACCTGATGTAACTAAACGAGAGCTCTCTAAAAATGCGGGTGTTTTTCGGTTTCCACGGGTTTCCTGTGCTGCAGCTTCTGCAGATGATGCAGATTTGGACCCTAGTGTGGCTG AGCTTCCTCCTCGCCCTTTACTTGAAAGACTAGCCAAAGAACTTCGACGTGGACTG GGTCTTCGGCTATTTAACCTAGACATTATCCGGGAGCATGGGACCAGAGATCATTTTTATGTCATAGACATCAACTACTTTCCTG GCTATGGGAAAATGCCAGGATATGAACATATATTTACGGACTTCCTCTTGAGCCTTGTGCAGAGTGGATACAAGAAAAGATCATGCTAG
- the LOC18591899 gene encoding inositol-tetrakisphosphate 1-kinase 3 isoform X2, whose product MLQCVADMNLSDSYGKVGVPRQLVIKRDASSIPDAVAKAGLTLPLVAKPLVADGSAKSHELSLAYDQYSLQKLEPPLVLQEFVNHGGVLFKVYIVGEAIKVVRRFSLPDVTKRELSKNAGVFRFPRVSCAAASADDADLDPSVAELPPRPLLERLAKELRRGLGLRLFNLDIIREHGTRDHFYVIDINYFPGYGKMPGYEHIFTDFLLSLVQSGYKKRSC is encoded by the exons ATGCTACAATGTGTTGCAGATATGAATTTATCTGATTCTTATG GAAAAGTTGGTGTTCCCAGGCAATTGGTCATTAAAAGAGATGCATCATCCATTCCTGATGCTGTAGCCAAAGCTGGGTTGACACTGCCCCTTG TTGCAAAACCATTGGTTGCTGATGGAAGTGCAAAGTCACATGAACTATCACTTGCTTATGATCAATACTCCCTTCAGAAACTTGAACCTCCACTTGTTCTGCAGGAGTTTGTTAACCATG GAGGTGTTCTCTTCAAGGTTTATATCGTTGGAGAAGCTATTAAAGTGGTCAGGCGTTTCTCTTTACCTGATGTAACTAAACGAGAGCTCTCTAAAAATGCGGGTGTTTTTCGGTTTCCACGGGTTTCCTGTGCTGCAGCTTCTGCAGATGATGCAGATTTGGACCCTAGTGTGGCTG AGCTTCCTCCTCGCCCTTTACTTGAAAGACTAGCCAAAGAACTTCGACGTGGACTG GGTCTTCGGCTATTTAACCTAGACATTATCCGGGAGCATGGGACCAGAGATCATTTTTATGTCATAGACATCAACTACTTTCCTG GCTATGGGAAAATGCCAGGATATGAACATATATTTACGGACTTCCTCTTGAGCCTTGTGCAGAGTGGATACAAGAAAAGATCATGCTAG
- the LOC18591900 gene encoding 50S ribosomal protein 6, chloroplastic — MSFYVNPKQRQDRGSKSKPKQKEKTMPIISVTSAPKVTFIPNSISSTPSFRTPSLPSWTIANGGLVIECSSRPQKKATKHHMKTRPRKTQAWDIRRKPTVYAPLPPLPPDWTLVSSAGDNDGGGDVGAVAEVGLAGSALQAPLSSG; from the coding sequence ATGTCCTTTTATGTAAACCCAAAACAAAGGCAGGACAGAGGGAGCAAATCCAAGCcgaaacagaaagaaaaaaccatGCCTATAATTTCCGTAACTTCAGCTCCCAAAGTCACCTTTATCCCCAACTCCATCTCTTCCACACCTTCATTTAGGACACCTAGTCTCCCATCTTGGACAATTGCCAATGGCGGGTTGGTGATAGAATGTTCATCGCGACCGCAGAAGAAGGCAACGAAGCATCACATGAAGACAAGGCCGCGCAAGACGCAGGCATGGGACATAAGGAGGAAGCCCACCGTTTACGCTCCTTTGCCTCCACTCCCTCCTGACTGGACCCTGGTTTCAAGCGCTGGTGACAATGATGGTGGTGGCGATGTTGGTGCTGTTGCTGAGGTTGGTCTCGCTGGCTCTGCTCTACAGGCACCTCTTTCCAGTGGGTAG